DNA from Flavobacteriales bacterium:
CGTCACCTCCTCCAGGGTGATGTCGCCGCCATCGGCCTCGAGGAAGGGCCGCAGCTCACCGAGGGCTTCCCGAATGCGGGCCTCCAACGATTCACGTTCCATGCGGTCCATGGCTCAGGCGGGCATGGCATGCAGCACCTTGTCGGCGACTGCGGCGCAAAGATGGCCGAACGGCTCGGCAGCAGGCGTACCGCCCTGCAGTACAGCCGGCCGGCCCACGTCACCCGCCTCTCGCACGCTCTGAATCAGCGGCACCTCGCCCAGGAAGGGAACGCCCAGCTCCTCGGCCAGCGCCTTCGCCCCCCCCCTGCCGAAGATGTAGTAGCGATTGCCCGGCAGCTCGGCCGGTGTGAACCAGGCCATGTTCTCCACGATGCCCAGCACCGGCACGTTCACGCTGGGAAGCCTGAACATGCCAACACCCTTGCGCGCATCGATGAGGGCCACCGGCTGCGGCGTGCTCACGATGATGGCGCCCGAGAGGGGCACCGCCTGCACGAGCGAGAGGTGGATGTCGCCGGTGCCCGGCGGCAGGTCGATGAGCATGAGGTCGAGTTCGCCCCAGTCCACATCCTTGATCATCTGTTCCAGCGCCTTGGTGGCCATGGGACCGCGCCACACGATGGCCTGATCGGTCTGAGCGAAGAAGCCGATGCTGAGGAGCTTCACCCCGTAGCTCTCCACGGGGACGATCCAATGCTTGCCGTCCCGCTCGCGCGTTCCGGGCTTCTCATGCACCACGTCGAACATCAACGGCATGCTGGGACCGTAGATATCGGCGTCGATGAGGCCCACGCGCAATCCGCGCGCGGCGAGGCCGGCAGCGAGGTTGGCGGTGATGGTGCTCTTGCCCACGCCGCCCTTGCCGCTGGCTATGGCTACGATGTGCTTCACGTGGGGCAGCACCTTGCGCACGCTGGCGCGCTCGCCACTGAGGGGAGACACCTGCACCCGCACATCGACCTCCTGGCCCAGCGCCTGCTTGAGGTTGAAGATCATCGCCTCCTCCATGCGCTTGCGGCTGTGCATGGCGGGATTGCTCACCTCAAC
Protein-coding regions in this window:
- a CDS encoding Mrp/NBP35 family ATP-binding protein, whose protein sequence is MPVTPDAVRSALSRIIEPDLKKDIVALGLVRDIRIEGRAVHVSVEVSNPAMHSRKRMEEAMIFNLKQALGQEVDVRVQVSPLSGERASVRKVLPHVKHIVAIASGKGGVGKSTITANLAAGLAARGLRVGLIDADIYGPSMPLMFDVVHEKPGTRERDGKHWIVPVESYGVKLLSIGFFAQTDQAIVWRGPMATKALEQMIKDVDWGELDLMLIDLPPGTGDIHLSLVQAVPLSGAIIVSTPQPVALIDARKGVGMFRLPSVNVPVLGIVENMAWFTPAELPGNRYYIFGRGGAKALAEELGVPFLGEVPLIQSVREAGDVGRPAVLQGGTPAAEPFGHLCAAVADKVLHAMPA